The following are from one region of the uncultured Fusobacterium sp. genome:
- the kdsA gene encoding 3-deoxy-8-phosphooctulonate synthase — protein MVEEVRVVKVGDKIEIGGNKRFVLIAGPCVIESEELVMEVAGKIKDICDRLGIQYIFKASFDKANRSSIHSFRGPGLEKGLEILKKVKERYNVPVITDVHETWQCKKAAEVVDILQIPAFLCRQTDLLLAAAETGLPVNIKKGQFLAPWDMKNVVTKMEESNNRNILLCERGSTFGYNNMVVDMRSFMEMRKFGYPVVFDVTHAVQRPGGLGTATSGDREYVFPLMRAGLAIGVDAIFAEVHPNPNEAKSDGPNMLFLDDLEEILKVAIKIDDLVKGR, from the coding sequence ATGGTAGAAGAAGTAAGAGTAGTAAAAGTAGGAGATAAGATAGAAATTGGTGGAAACAAAAGGTTTGTTTTAATAGCAGGACCTTGTGTAATTGAATCAGAGGAATTAGTTATGGAGGTTGCTGGAAAAATAAAAGATATTTGTGATAGATTAGGGATTCAATATATTTTTAAAGCTTCTTTTGACAAAGCTAATAGATCTTCAATTCACTCTTTTAGAGGACCAGGATTAGAAAAAGGATTAGAAATATTAAAAAAAGTTAAAGAGAGATACAATGTTCCTGTAATAACAGATGTACATGAAACATGGCAATGTAAAAAAGCAGCTGAAGTAGTTGATATTTTACAAATACCAGCATTTTTATGTAGACAGACAGATTTACTTTTAGCAGCTGCAGAAACAGGACTTCCAGTTAATATAAAAAAAGGACAATTTTTAGCTCCTTGGGATATGAAAAATGTTGTTACAAAAATGGAAGAAAGTAATAATAGAAATATTTTATTATGTGAAAGAGGAAGTACATTTGGATATAACAATATGGTAGTAGATATGAGATCTTTTATGGAAATGAGAAAATTTGGATATCCAGTAGTGTTTGATGTAACTCATGCAGTACAAAGACCAGGAGGACTTGGAACAGCAACTTCAGGAGATAGAGAGTATGTATTTCCACTTATGAGAGCTGGGCTTGCAATAGGAGTAGATGCTATATTTGCTGAAGTACATCCTAATCCTAATGAAGCAAAATCAGATGGACCAAATATGTTATTCTTAGATGATTTAGAAGAGATATTAAAGGTAGCGATAAAAATAGATGATTTAGTAAAAGGAAGATAA